Sequence from the [Clostridium] scindens genome:
GGAGGCAAACGGATGCATTAAAATACAATAGACATACAGCCAATGACTCAAACGGCAAAAGCCGCTGCCCTATAGGGCAGCGGCTTTTGAACTTACTGTGCCTCGCTATCCGTATCCACCTGATCATCCGTCTTGACATCATTCGCATACGGCTCCTGCTCTTCTACCTTCATAGTAACGCTTAGATCATTAAAATCAACTTTCTTCCAAACGCTCTTATTGACCTTGATATCCGCCTTCTTAAGCCACTTCTCGCAGGTCTTGGTGTAAAGATCCGTCTTTCTGTCATTTACGATAGACTGCTTCTTGGTATCCGTGGCCTCTCTGTCAAACAGGCTGGTGACCTTTCCAATATAGCATCCATTCTCAGCCTCGATCATCTCCGTCACTTCGCCTTCTCCCAGCTTGTCTGCCGCCGCGATCAGATCTGCTGACGGAGTGGATGAATCCTTGTCAAATGTTATTGTGCTTGCTTCCACGCCTTGTTCTGTGGCAAGCGCGCCGAAGTCTTCCGCCGTCTTGGCTGCTTCCGCAAAATTCTCTGCCTTGCTCTTGACCTCTGCCTTCTCTTCATCAGACAGATCTACGGATTTGCCCTCCTCATCCTTAGTCGTATAAGGGAACAGCACGTACTGCATGCTCTTCTGGGCTGCCTCTTCATCGGATACTTCCGTATCAGCGCCGGCCTGAATTGCCTCCGTCATCTTCTGCTGGATCGCCATAAGCGTCATCACGCGCTTCACCGTCTTTAACGAGCCACTGATTTTTTCCTTGTCTTCCAGGGCATTTGCCTCGTCAAACTCTTTTGCAGTACTCTCTATGGCATTCTTTTCCTTGTCAGACAGAGAGACCTCATAGTCTCCCATATGCTCTTCCAGAAGAATCATAGTCTCCAGCTGCTTGAGCACGGAGTCTTTGACGGATTCTTCGTAAGTCTGGCCTTCCGTCGCTTCGGAATTCCACATGTCTTCTCCCAGATATCCTGCGTAATAAGTCTCATACTGAGCCTGTGTATATCTTGCATAGAAATTAGCAATGTCGGCTGTGATCTCTTTGTCGCCTACCGTGGCAACCACATCGTCGTCTTTGAACGATCCGCAGCCGGTAAGGGAAGTCACTGCAAGCATCCCTGCCATTGCGAGTATCAATATCTTTTTTTTCATATTCTTGTATACCCTCCTTAGTACCGTTAACTTCTCTATTATATCCTTTTTTTACTGGTCAATCAATCCTTTAATTCCAATTAGCACATTTTTCACAACCGCCAGCACATCCGTATTTTTCTCTTTTTTATTGCGGCTCTTCTTCTCATATAAGAAGCAAGGGTTCTCTGCATCTGCCTTAAAGGTCAGATCCCCTTTAAACTGCTCCAGAAGTCCGGGAATCTTCTGGGGCTGGACTTTGGCCTTCTCATACATGGAGAAGGTAAATCTTTCCCCTTTCTGCTCCACCGCCGTCACGTAGGCGCTGTGAGCGATCGCTTTCAGGCTTGCGACAGCCAGGAGAGTCTCCACCTTTTTGGGGATGTCTCCGAAACGGTCAATCAGCTCTTCCAGCATGTCTTCCATCTCTTCTTCATTTTCAATGGCCGCCACCCGCTTATAGATATCCAGTTTCTGGTACTCGTTGGGAATATAGGAATCCGGGATATATGCATCCACGTTCAGATCCATCGTAGTGTTAAAGGTCTCTTCTTCCATCTCGCCTTTTAAATGCTTCACTGCCTCATTGAGCATTTTACAGTATAGGTCGTATCCCACAGCCTCCATATGGCCATGCTGCTCAGCGCCCAGAAGATTGCCGGCTCCCCTGATTTCAAGATCCCGCATGGCAATCTTGAATCCTGATCCCAAGTCTGTAAACTCCCGGATCGCGGCCAGCCTTTTTTCCGCAACTTCCCGGAGGAGCTTATCTCTCCGGTAAAGGAGAAAGGCATAAGCCATTCGGTTAGAGCGCCCTACCCTTCCCCGCAGCTGATAGAGCTGGGACAGGCCCAGATGATCGGCGTCATGGATAATCATCGTATTTACATTGGAAATGTCCAGCCCAGTCTCAATAATCGTTGTGGATACCAGCACGTCTATCTCTCCGTTGATAAAGTCGTACATGATCCTCTCCAGCTGGTGCTCCTTCATCTGCCCATGGGCGTATTCCACCGTGACATCCGGAACCAGCTTCTGGATATGGCCTGTTATCTCCGCTATATCCTCCACCCGGTTATAGACATAGTATACCTGTCCCTGCCTTCCGCATTCTCTCTCGATCGCTTCTCTTACCATCTCGTCGTTATACTCCATGACATAGGTCTGGATCGGCATCCTGTCGTTGGGGGCCTCTTCCAGCACGCTCATATCCCGGATTCCGATCAGGCTCATATGAAGCGTCCGCGGAATCGGCGTTGCCGTCAGAGTCAATACATCCACATTTTCCTTCAATTTCTTAATCTTTTCCTTATGCTGGACGCCGAAACGCTGCTCCTCATCGATGATCAGAAGTCCCAGATCCTTGAATTTCAGATCGTCGCTTAAGACCCTGTGGGTACCGATCACAATATCCACCAGGCCTTTCTTGGTATCCTCGATGGTCTTCTTCTGCTGGGCCGGAGTCCGGAATCTGCACATCAGATCCACCCGAACCGGAAAGTCCTTCATCCTCTGGGCAAATGTATTGTAATGCTGCTGGGCCAGGATCGTGGTGGGTACCAGATAGACGACCTGCTTATCCTCCTGTACTGCCTTGAAGGCTGCCCGGATGGCAATCTCCGTCTTTCCATATCCAACGTCCCCGCAGATCAGGCGGTCCATAATCTTATGGCTCATCATATCCCGCTTGACGGCCTCGATGGCAAGCAGCTGGTCCTCCGTCTCTTCAAAGGGGAACATTTCCTCGAATTCCCTCTGCCAGACTGTATCCTCTCCATATACGTAGCCTTCCTGCTCCTGTCTTGCAGCGTACAGCCTGACCAGATCTTTCGCGATCTCTCTTACTGCCCCTCGGACTCTGGTTTTGGTCTTCGTCCATTCCTGCGTGCCCAGACGGTTTAATTTGGGCTTCTTGGCATCCGCGCTTGCATATTTCTGAATCAGGTCCAGCTGGGTAGCCGGGATATATAGGTTGCCTCCCTGGGCATAGGATATCTTCATATAGTCTTTAGATATCTTATCTACCTCGATCTTCTCGATGCCCTGGTATATCCCCAGGCCATGGTTCTCATGAACCACATAATCTCCGACCTTAAGTTCCGCAAAACTCTGTATCTTTCGCCCTTCATAGGTCTTACGCTTCTTCTTTTTCTTCGTCTTTCCGAAGATATCCGTCTCCGAGATCACCGTAAACTTCAGCATCGGATACTCATAGCCATATGCCACATGTCCATAAGCCGTCATAATCTCTCCGGGCGCCACTTCCCGGTCCAGCTCATCGCTGTAATAGCTGCTCAGATTATAATCCCTTAAATCCTCCGCCAGACGCTTCGCCCTGGTCCTGGATCCGGATAGGAGAACCACCCTGTATCCATTCCTTTTCAGACGCTTCAAATCCTGCGTCAGCATGTCAAAACTGCTGTTATAAGGATTGACGCTTTTCGTCTGAAGACTGAAGGAGGCTTTTGTCTCCAGTCCCCTGCACTTCATATCCAGGGCAAAAAAGCCGACGCTGCTATAAGCGTTCATTTTCTTTAGGATCTCTTCCGTATGATACAGCTGCACTTCCGCGTCCGTAACTTCGTATCCGCTTTCCACCCTCTTTTTCTGGGCTTCCAGAAACTCTTCTTCCACTCCCTGCCCTTTTTCAATCAGGCGGACCGGCTCATCTAAGAACAGGATCGTCTCTTCCTTTGGAAAATAGTCCAAAAAGGAGACGCCCTTCTCCCCTTCCTGCGGAAATTCCACCGCCGGACAGATCGACACCTCTTCCAGATTCTCGATGGATCTCTGGGTCTCCACGTCAAAAGTACGGATCGAATCCACTTCATCTCCCCACAGTTCTATCCGGATCGGAAGTTCTTCTGTAAGCGGATAGACATCCAGTATGCCGCCTCTTACCGCAAACTGGCCAGGAGCCTCAATCTGCACTTCCCTGTCATAGCCCAGCGCCACCAGCCTGGACCGCATCTCTTCCAGATGAAGGGTACTGTCATTTGCAATCCGCACCGTCTTTTCAACAATTACATCCTTGGGCAGAAGGGAGTCCATGAACGCATCGAAACTGGTGACCACCGTAGCCTCTTCGCCTGCTGCCACCGCCTGGATCACTTCCATCCTCTGACTTACCAGTTCCTTGCTCCTTAAGTCTGCCTGGTAAAAGAGCAGGTCTTTAGCCGGATACAGATAGGTATTCGGATCCAGGAAGCGATACTCTTCATAGACTTGTTTTGCCTTGGATTCACTTGAACAAGCGATGACTCTGTAATTACAGCCATCGCTCAACGCATACATCATATGGGTTTTCTGGGAATTCACGCATCCGCAGACTCGTATCATCCCTGCGCCTTTTCTTATGTCCCTGCTAATTTCTTCAAATTCTGCTAATTCATTCAATGGCCTGATTAAGGCTTGCATATCTTAGGCCTCCTTAGGCTTTACTTTTCTGTTAAACTTATTCATGGCCTCATCCATCTCTCCTCTGAGGATCATCTCCACCGCTTCCACAGCCTTCTGGTATCCTTCCTCCATGATGGCGCGCTCTTCTTTCGAGAAACGACTGAGGACATAGTCTGCCAGATCATATTTCTTCGGCTTTTCTCCTACGCCAACCTTGATTCTTGGAAATACTTCCGTCCCAAGATGGCTGATAATATTCTTCATTCCATTATGGCCGCCGGCGCTTCCTTTTTTACGGATTCTAAGTTGTCCGACATCCAGACTGATATCATCGTAGACAACCAAAAACTCGCTCTCTTCATCAACCTTATAATAATCCACCAGGCCGCCCAGGCTCTCGCCGCTAAGATTCATGTAGGTCTGCGGCTTAGCCAGAATTACTTTCTTCCCCTCTATGATTCCTTTTCCAATCAGGGCTCTGTTCTTCCTGCCGTCTACAGATATATTATATTTGCCAGCCAGCGTATCTATGACATCGAAGCCGGCATTATGCCGCGTGCCTTCGTATTGTAATGTAGGGTTTCCAAGTCCCGCTATAATAAACATTCTTCTCACCTCAGTTTCTATTCCTTTCCATTCTACAAGAAGCCGTCATATTTGTCACGTAAAAGAAATGAATAATTTGCTGTCTTTTTTCATACATTATAGAAAGTAAAAAATATCATACACAATACAGGAGGGTCTCAATGAGTTCCAAAACAAAAATCGTCGTATTGCATATGAAGGAGATTATTTACACGGCAGTCTTCGCCGCACTGGCAATCATACTTATCCTGCTGCTGGTATTCATGTTCCTTCCCAAAAATAAAGAGTCCAAAACCAACGAGGAGAAATACATGCCAGGAGTATACACATCCACCGTCACGCTTAACAACACCGCCCTGGAGGTGGAAGTGACCGTGGATGAGACACATATCAATTCCATCCGCTTCTCCAACCTGGATGAGTCGGTAACTACCATGTTTCCTCTGATCCAGCCGACTATCGAGGACATTGCCGAACAAGTATATGACTCCCAGTCTCTGGATAACATTCAGTTGTCCGAAGATAGCCCCTATACTTCCCAGATTATTGTAAATGCCATTGACGAGGCATTGAAAAAAGCCGAAACTACCAAGTAGTTGCGGCTTTTTATATGTTCTTCATAATGATTCCTATCCTTCTACGATCAGATATCTTCCACCCGGAAGCGGGAATACTTCTGATGCTTCCTCAATCTCTTCAAGAGACATGCTGTCTACATCCAGACCTTCCTCTTCTAGAAACTCCTTCACTTCATCGATGTTCTCCACGACCGCTGCCATGCAATCCTCCAGGAATGCTTCCGCCTCTTCCAGCGTCTCCGCGACCGGCTCATCAAACAACTGTGCCTGGTTTTTCAGGAACGTCTTCAGGCACTCCTCATCGTACTCATACATTTCTCTAACCTCCCTTAATTTCTTTTCCTTGCTTCATACGAACTGCATCAGTTTTTCCGGACTGTCTATGATAGTTCCGGCGCCTGCAGCCTTCAATGCTTCTCTTGACCGGAACCCCCAGGATACGCCCACCATGCGAACCCCTGCGTTTCTGCCTGTCTCCACGTCCACTTCGGAATCCCCCACATACAGGCATTCTTCCCTGCCAGCCTGCATCTCCTCCAGCAGTCTGTAGATTCCGTCAGGATCCGGCTTTCTCGCAATTCCTTCCTTCTGTCCCTGCACGCAGTCAAACACATCTTCTCCAAAGATACGCTCTACCACTTTCTGCGTCTGCTGATGGGGCTTGTTGGAGAGAACTGCCAGCTTTATTCCCTTGTCTTTCATCTGCTTAAGCGTTTCGGTGATGCCTTCATAGGGTGTTACAAGATATGTACAGTTTTCATCAAATATACGTCCGTATACCTCCATTCCTTCCTCAATTCTTGAAAGTTCCCTATCTCCAGCTGCCTCTAAGGCACGTTCCATCAGATATCTCGCGCCGTTGCCTACAAAACTGCGGCACTCATCAGTAGTAATCTGGGGAAGTCCCATCTCTTTTAATGTCTCTTTCACCGAAAAAGCCAAGGATTCCAATGTATCGGTCAAAGTTCCGTCAAGATCAAATATACAAGTTTTCATAATACATATATCCTCCATGCAATAATCATAGTATGACTATAGGAAAAATTCAAGGGGAATTTCGCAATCCATTCCCCTTAAGTGAGATACTGGCGCATCAGCCGCAGCGCATTCTTTTCCAGACGGCTTACCTGGGCCTGGGAAATCTTGATCTCATCGGCAACTTCCATCTGCGTCTTCCCCTCAAAGAACCGCAGTTTGATAATATACCGTTCCCGTTCTCCCAAATGCTGCATCGCCGCTTCTAATGACAAGTCCTCCACCCACTTTTCTTCCTTATTCTTTGTATCGCTGATCTGATCCATTACATACAGGGCATCGCCTCCGTCATTATATACCGGCTCCTGAAGGCTCATGGGAACCTGAATGGCGTCCAGGGCAAACACGATATCCTCTTTGGATATTCCGATCTCTTCCGCAATCTCCTGGACTGTGGGTTCTTTTAGGTTCTGCTTGATATAATTCTCTTTTGCATAGATTGCCTTATACGCCGTATCACGAAGCGACCGGCTGACACGGATGGAATTATTGTCCCGCATATAGCGCCTGATCTCGCCGATGATCATGGGCACCGCATAAGTAGAAAACTTCACATCCAGTTCCGTATTAAAATTATTGATCGCCTTGATCAGGCCGATGCAGCCGATCTGGAACAGGTCATCCGGATTCTCATTGCTTCCTCCAAACCGCTTTATCACGCTGAGCACAAGGCGTAGATTTCCTTTGATATATTCTTCCTTCGCCTCTGCATCCCCCGCTTTTATGCGCGCAAACAAAGCTTCCTTTTCCTCTTCTTTCAGGATTGGAAGCTTTGCCGTATTCACACCACATATTTCAACTTTTCCCTGTGCCATTGTCAGAACCCTCCTACTAGATGAATGAATAATTAATATCTAGTAAAATGATTCTCCATAAGCTCTTTTGTTATTCTTTACACCGCCAAAATAAAAAAAGTTTTAGACCTTGACAAAACATTGAAACCCAAAAAGCCACATGCTATAATTATAAAAATTATTGAAATCATTTTGAAAGGCGGCCCCTATGAAAAGATTCCAGATGCTACTACTCTTATTGCTCATCTTTTTTGCCGGGCTGTTTTTTGTTTCTATTGATAACAATTCTCACAATGCATCCTCTTACAAAGAGCGGCCTGCCTCCCATGCAGAGGGCTATATCTGCCAGCCGGCGGCTATCACGCCTTATATGGAAGCCTCAAGCGTATATCCGGGTTCTCAAAAAAAGGCGTCTTTCAGAAGAGGAGGCTCCCTGATGCTGCGTCTTCCTGTCCTGTACGCATGCTGCCGGATTCCTTACCTCCTGGGGCTTTCCGCAAAGTACAGTCGTCTTTTTCACCCGACAGGTAGCCTCTTGGCTTCTATGATTTTCATGCTCCAGATTTGGATCATTCACCAGGCAGATGGAAAAAAGCGTTCTCCTTTGTATAAAACCAGCAATTTTATATAAAGGAGAATAGAATACTATGGAAATAAACGATCTCTTAATGCTGCTTGGCGGGCTGGCTCTATTTTTGTATGGCATGCAGATGATGAGTACCGGTCTTGAGACCGCCGCAGGCAACAAGATGAAGACGATCCTTGAGAAACTGACCTCCAATCGCTTCAAAGGTGTTCTGGCAGGCGCTGCCATTACAGCTGTCATCCAATCTTCTTCCGCCACCACCGTCATGGTCGTAGGCTTCGTCAATTCTGGCCTTATGACTTTAAGCCAGGCCGTATGGGTAATTATGGGAGCCAATATAGGAACCACGATTACCGGACAGCTGATTGCGCTGGATATCGGGGCGATCGCGCCTTTGATCGCATTTATAAGCGTTGCCGTCATATTGTTTTCCAAGAATGATAAAGTAAAGCATATCAGTTCCATTTTTGCGGGACTGGGCGTACTGTTTATCGGCATGGATATGATGGGCGAGGCGATGGCGCCGCTGCAGTCGTCCCCTGCTTTTCTGAAGCTTATGACTACCTTCCAGAATCCACTTGCGGGCATACTGATCGGTGCCGCATTTACTGCTATCATCCAGTCTTCCTCCGCTTCGGTGGGAATCTTGCAGGCTCTGGCGGCCACGGGGACAATCCCCTTATCCGGCGCTGTCTATATCCTGTTCGGACAGAATATCGGCACTTGCATTACCGCTGTCCTGGCTTCCATCGGCACAAAAGTCAACGCAAAGCGTACCACAGTGATCCATCTGCTGTTTAACATCATAGGCACGCTGATCTTTACCTGCATCTGCATGGCAACACCTTTCGTATCCTTTATGGAGACGCTGACTGGCAATCCTGTGGCACAGATAGCCAACGTTCACACCACGTTTAATATTGTAACCACGCTGATCCTTCTGCCCTTTGGCGGCCTCATGGCCAAGGCAGCCGTCCGGCTGCTCCCGGATACAAAAGCCAGCGAGCCTCAAAAAAGGAAGCTGGAATACATTGCGCCTTTTGAAGGCCATTATTCCATGGGACATGCCGCCGTTGTCCTCTCCCAGCTTAGCAATGAAGTGTCCAGAATGTCCGGCATGGCAAAAGACAATGTAGAAGCCGCTTATGACGCGCTTTTAAATGGTGACTCGAAAGCCCTGGAAGCCATAGAAGAACGGGAGTCCTACATAGATTACCTGAATGAGGAGATTGCAAAATATATCGTAAGCCTGATGTCTGTGGAGATGTCCGAGAAAGATTCCAAGTGTATCAATAATTATTACATGATCATCAGCAATATAGAAAGAATCGGAGACCACGCGATGAACATCGCTGAATATCTGAAGTCTTTGAAAAAATGGTCCGTGCGCTTCTCCGATAACGCCATCTCGGAGATACGCAAGATGAAGCAGGTGAGCCTTAAGATCCTGGAATGTCTGGAGCGTGCGGATGAGGAAAACAGCCAGTTTCTTCTGGAGCAGGCCGCGAAATATGAAAATCTCATCGATGATATGCAGAAGAAATACCTGAAACGGCAGATAAAAAGGATTCGCAAAGGAAATTGCAAGGCGGAGGCCGGCATCCTCTTTTCCGAACTGCTCACGGACTTTGAGCGAATTGGCGACTATGCCCTTAATCTGGCTGAATTATATGCTGATATGTAGAATAACAAAAGATGGATTTGCAGCAATTTGCTGCAAATCCATTATTTTTCCCAATATCCCGGATTGGAGGCACATCAGTCGCGATCCCATTTATCCGCAAGATTTTGGATCTGATTCTCAAACTTCGCAAGATCCTTGTTGGCAATGCCTTCGTTCTTATATACCACGTCAAGCAGCCGCTTCGCCGCAGCGACCACTCGCCCAAATGCCGCCGTCGCCTTGGCTCTTGCCGGCTTCTCTGCCGCCTTCTTAGGCATCTTCACGCCTTCGCTTAGGATCTCGTTGGAGGCAAGATCCACGCATCCGCCTGAATACGGCGCAAAGGTCGGACAGCCGATCGTGTCTTCCACCAAGTCCGCGAAGTGATCCGTCACCGTATCTTCGCCGTGCACTACGATCACCCTGTCAGGCTTCTGAGTAAATCCTTTCAGCCAGTTCAGCAGCCCGTTCATATCTGCGTGGCCGCTGATTCCTTTCACATCCACGATCCGCGCATTCACCGTAATATTCTCGCCAAAGAGCTTGACGCTCTGCGCGCCCTCGATCAGCTTGCGCCCCAGCGTTCCTACTGCCTGGTAGCCTACGAAGCATATCGTACACTCGCGCCGCCACAGATTATGCTTCAGATGATGGCGGATACGGCCAGCCTCGCACATTCCCGATGCAGAGATGATAACCTTGGGCTTATCATCAAAATTGATCATCCTGGACTCGTCGCTTGTAATCGTAGTCTTAAGTCCAGGAAAGATCAGCGGATTGATTCCTTTCTCCACCAGAGCCATCGCCTCTTCATCAAAGCAGGATTTCACATTCTTATTAAATACGTTGGTGGCTTCAATCGCCAGCGGGCTGTCTACATAGACTTCGAATCCCTGGTACTGGGGCAATAGCCTTTTTCCTTGATCTCTCTGATAAAATATAGCAGTTCCTGGGTTCGGCCAACCGCAAAAGACGGAATGACCACATTGCCGCCCTGATCAAAGGTCTCCTTCAATATCTTCGTAAATTCTCCGATATAATCCGGCACCTCATCGCCATGGGTCCTATCTCCGTAAGTGGATTCGATCACCACGTAGTCTGCCTCGGCTACCTTCTGCGGATCTCTGATAATGGGCTGGTTGGTATTTCCTACGTCTCCTGAAAATACTATCTTTTTAGAAATCCCATCTTCCGTAATCCACACTTCAATGCTGGCGGATCCAAGCAGATGCCCCATATCATTGAATCGGACTTCCATGCCTTCGCATAATGTGATCTTTTGCCCGTAATCGCAGGGCGCCAGCAATTTGATGGCCGCATCCGCATCTTCCATAGTATAGAGCGGCTCATACGTCTCCTCGCCGCTTCTCTTAGCCTTGCGATTTCTCCATTCCGCTTCTGATTCCTGGATGTGCGCGCTGTCTCGCAGCATGATGTTGCACAGATCCGAAGTAGCGAAGGTCGTCACAACATCGCCTTTGAATCCCTGCCTGCAAAGAAGCGGAATCTTTCCGGAATGATCAATATGCGCATGGGTCAGAAGAATATAGTCAATCTCCTTTGCCGTCACAGGAAGTTCCTGATTCTCATACAGATCAGGCCCCTGCTCCATACCACAGTCGATCAAGATATTTTTCCCGCATGCTTCCAACAGATGACAGCTTCCAGTTACTTCGTGGGCTGCACCAATACAGCTAAGCCTCATATACCCAACCCCTTTTTTTCTTCTATTGTATCATCTTTTCAGGGCCTGCGCTATGAATACTTTACCATCTCCCGTTTTAACCGCTGCATGATCTTTTTCTCAAGCCTTGAGATGTAAGACTGGGAGATCCCAAGCATATCTGCTACTTCTTTCTGGGTCTTCTCCTCGCCATCCGGCGTTCCCAGACCAAACCTCATCTTGATAATGGTCCGTTCCCGCCCGGACAGGCGGCTGATGGCTTTGACCAGAAGCTTCCGTTCCACTTCGTTCTCCAAATCTTTATAAATGGTATCCTCGTCCGTCCCCAGAATATCCGAGAGCAGCAGTTCATTCCCGTCCCAGTCCACATTCAGTGGCTCATCGATGGATACCTCCATCTTGGTCTTGTTGTTCCTGCGAAGATACATCAGGATTTCATTCTCTATGCACCTGGAAGCATAGGTTGCCAGCTTGATATTCTT
This genomic interval carries:
- a CDS encoding peptidyl-prolyl cis-trans isomerase, translated to MEKLTVLRRVYKNMKKKILILAMAGMLAVTSLTGCGSFKDDDVVATVGDKEITADIANFYARYTQAQYETYYAGYLGEDMWNSEATEGQTYEESVKDSVLKQLETMILLEEHMGDYEVSLSDKEKNAIESTAKEFDEANALEDKEKISGSLKTVKRVMTLMAIQQKMTEAIQAGADTEVSDEEAAQKSMQYVLFPYTTKDEEGKSVDLSDEEKAEVKSKAENFAEAAKTAEDFGALATEQGVEASTITFDKDSSTPSADLIAAADKLGEGEVTEMIEAENGCYIGKVTSLFDREATDTKKQSIVNDRKTDLYTKTCEKWLKKADIKVNKSVWKKVDFNDLSVTMKVEEQEPYANDVKTDDQVDTDSEAQ
- the mfd gene encoding transcription-repair coupling factor, producing the protein MQALIRPLNELAEFEEISRDIRKGAGMIRVCGCVNSQKTHMMYALSDGCNYRVIACSSESKAKQVYEEYRFLDPNTYLYPAKDLLFYQADLRSKELVSQRMEVIQAVAAGEEATVVTSFDAFMDSLLPKDVIVEKTVRIANDSTLHLEEMRSRLVALGYDREVQIEAPGQFAVRGGILDVYPLTEELPIRIELWGDEVDSIRTFDVETQRSIENLEEVSICPAVEFPQEGEKGVSFLDYFPKEETILFLDEPVRLIEKGQGVEEEFLEAQKKRVESGYEVTDAEVQLYHTEEILKKMNAYSSVGFFALDMKCRGLETKASFSLQTKSVNPYNSSFDMLTQDLKRLKRNGYRVVLLSGSRTRAKRLAEDLRDYNLSSYYSDELDREVAPGEIMTAYGHVAYGYEYPMLKFTVISETDIFGKTKKKKKRKTYEGRKIQSFAELKVGDYVVHENHGLGIYQGIEKIEVDKISKDYMKISYAQGGNLYIPATQLDLIQKYASADAKKPKLNRLGTQEWTKTKTRVRGAVREIAKDLVRLYAARQEQEGYVYGEDTVWQREFEEMFPFEETEDQLLAIEAVKRDMMSHKIMDRLICGDVGYGKTEIAIRAAFKAVQEDKQVVYLVPTTILAQQHYNTFAQRMKDFPVRVDLMCRFRTPAQQKKTIEDTKKGLVDIVIGTHRVLSDDLKFKDLGLLIIDEEQRFGVQHKEKIKKLKENVDVLTLTATPIPRTLHMSLIGIRDMSVLEEAPNDRMPIQTYVMEYNDEMVREAIERECGRQGQVYYVYNRVEDIAEITGHIQKLVPDVTVEYAHGQMKEHQLERIMYDFINGEIDVLVSTTIIETGLDISNVNTMIIHDADHLGLSQLYQLRGRVGRSNRMAYAFLLYRRDKLLREVAEKRLAAIREFTDLGSGFKIAMRDLEIRGAGNLLGAEQHGHMEAVGYDLYCKMLNEAVKHLKGEMEEETFNTTMDLNVDAYIPDSYIPNEYQKLDIYKRVAAIENEEEMEDMLEELIDRFGDIPKKVETLLAVASLKAIAHSAYVTAVEQKGERFTFSMYEKAKVQPQKIPGLLEQFKGDLTFKADAENPCFLYEKKSRNKKEKNTDVLAVVKNVLIGIKGLIDQ
- the pth gene encoding aminoacyl-tRNA hydrolase, giving the protein MFIIAGLGNPTLQYEGTRHNAGFDVIDTLAGKYNISVDGRKNRALIGKGIIEGKKVILAKPQTYMNLSGESLGGLVDYYKVDEESEFLVVYDDISLDVGQLRIRKKGSAGGHNGMKNIISHLGTEVFPRIKVGVGEKPKKYDLADYVLSRFSKEERAIMEEGYQKAVEAVEMILRGEMDEAMNKFNRKVKPKEA
- a CDS encoding glyoxalase, translating into MYEYDEECLKTFLKNQAQLFDEPVAETLEEAEAFLEDCMAAVVENIDEVKEFLEEEGLDVDSMSLEEIEEASEVFPLPGGRYLIVEG
- a CDS encoding HAD family hydrolase; the encoded protein is MKTCIFDLDGTLTDTLESLAFSVKETLKEMGLPQITTDECRSFVGNGARYLMERALEAAGDRELSRIEEGMEVYGRIFDENCTYLVTPYEGITETLKQMKDKGIKLAVLSNKPHQQTQKVVERIFGEDVFDCVQGQKEGIARKPDPDGIYRLLEEMQAGREECLYVGDSEVDVETGRNAGVRMVGVSWGFRSREALKAAGAGTIIDSPEKLMQFV
- the sigG gene encoding RNA polymerase sporulation sigma factor SigG, translating into MAQGKVEICGVNTAKLPILKEEEKEALFARIKAGDAEAKEEYIKGNLRLVLSVIKRFGGSNENPDDLFQIGCIGLIKAINNFNTELDVKFSTYAVPMIIGEIRRYMRDNNSIRVSRSLRDTAYKAIYAKENYIKQNLKEPTVQEIAEEIGISKEDIVFALDAIQVPMSLQEPVYNDGGDALYVMDQISDTKNKEEKWVEDLSLEAAMQHLGERERYIIKLRFFEGKTQMEVADEIKISQAQVSRLEKNALRLMRQYLT
- a CDS encoding Na/Pi cotransporter family protein; this translates as MEINDLLMLLGGLALFLYGMQMMSTGLETAAGNKMKTILEKLTSNRFKGVLAGAAITAVIQSSSATTVMVVGFVNSGLMTLSQAVWVIMGANIGTTITGQLIALDIGAIAPLIAFISVAVILFSKNDKVKHISSIFAGLGVLFIGMDMMGEAMAPLQSSPAFLKLMTTFQNPLAGILIGAAFTAIIQSSSASVGILQALAATGTIPLSGAVYILFGQNIGTCITAVLASIGTKVNAKRTTVIHLLFNIIGTLIFTCICMATPFVSFMETLTGNPVAQIANVHTTFNIVTTLILLPFGGLMAKAAVRLLPDTKASEPQKRKLEYIAPFEGHYSMGHAAVVLSQLSNEVSRMSGMAKDNVEAAYDALLNGDSKALEAIEERESYIDYLNEEIAKYIVSLMSVEMSEKDSKCINNYYMIISNIERIGDHAMNIAEYLKSLKKWSVRFSDNAISEIRKMKQVSLKILECLERADEENSQFLLEQAAKYENLIDDMQKKYLKRQIKRIRKGNCKAEAGILFSELLTDFERIGDYALNLAELYADM
- the sigE gene encoding RNA polymerase sporulation sigma factor SigE, coding for MMIKVAVPHQFKLKVIPDFKALLFPDKKDVHYIGGSDILPAPLNTEEETAAINDLGSEDEEEAKKTLIEHNLRLVVYIAKKFDNTGVGVEDLISIGTIGLIKAINTFNPEKNIKLATYASRCIENEILMYLRRNNKTKMEVSIDEPLNVDWDGNELLLSDILGTDEDTIYKDLENEVERKLLVKAISRLSGRERTIIKMRFGLGTPDGEEKTQKEVADMLGISQSYISRLEKKIMQRLKREMVKYS